The proteins below are encoded in one region of Litorilinea aerophila:
- a CDS encoding redoxin domain-containing protein — MAALPSTPLPAAPSTSAAPAGIPAAPSDGARPVEASAAPSPDAPVVDDALGEDVVAVVNGQVLRRDQLQVMVQVDGVMAALLGTPAETVQSRWLDRLIHGELVAQAAAAVGFRLPADDAEARLTSLLAQRGLEHQALSDALADVGVTWDAFLAYFQRLLLTDAFAREQAAALGIPVGDYLANLRQQARVSYGPIATALLNGQMDLAPTSAPGDEMDPAEATADDVPVDQATAATPATPEAATDVNTLADAPSPSSDAPAESAGEALVKEPRGTAVGQYAPSFSLPLLGAEADTLLSLDDNFSGQPLLLSFWTTWCPYCRRQTPVLVEAYGRYAAAGIQFVGINVGEDPALVARYVEEANMPYPVLLDRQQQVAHAYGVRGFPTTYFLDTQGRIVARHIGVLSPELLERYLQPLLPTE, encoded by the coding sequence GTGGCCGCACTGCCGTCCACCCCGCTTCCAGCGGCCCCGTCGACGTCGGCTGCGCCCGCGGGCATCCCGGCCGCTCCCTCCGATGGGGCGCGACCCGTGGAGGCGTCGGCAGCCCCTTCGCCCGATGCCCCGGTTGTCGATGATGCCCTGGGCGAAGACGTGGTGGCTGTGGTCAACGGTCAAGTGTTGCGCCGGGATCAGCTCCAGGTCATGGTGCAGGTGGATGGGGTGATGGCGGCCCTGTTGGGCACGCCGGCGGAGACGGTGCAGAGCCGCTGGCTTGACCGCCTCATCCACGGGGAACTGGTGGCCCAGGCGGCTGCCGCGGTTGGTTTTCGACTGCCTGCGGACGATGCGGAAGCCCGACTGACGTCCCTGCTGGCCCAGCGGGGCCTGGAGCATCAAGCCCTGTCCGACGCCCTGGCGGATGTCGGGGTGACGTGGGATGCCTTCCTGGCCTACTTCCAGCGGCTGCTCTTGACCGATGCCTTTGCTCGGGAACAGGCCGCGGCTCTGGGCATTCCTGTGGGCGACTACCTGGCCAACCTCCGCCAGCAGGCCCGGGTGAGTTATGGACCCATTGCCACGGCCCTGCTGAATGGGCAGATGGACCTGGCGCCGACCTCCGCCCCCGGCGACGAAATGGACCCGGCGGAGGCCACTGCCGACGACGTGCCCGTGGATCAAGCCACGGCGGCTACACCTGCCACACCCGAAGCGGCGACAGACGTGAACACGCTGGCCGATGCGCCTTCACCTTCTTCGGATGCGCCGGCCGAATCCGCCGGGGAAGCGCTGGTCAAGGAGCCCCGGGGCACGGCTGTGGGCCAGTACGCGCCTTCCTTCAGCCTGCCCCTCCTGGGAGCCGAGGCGGACACGCTTCTCTCCCTGGACGACAATTTCAGCGGCCAACCGCTCCTGCTCAGCTTTTGGACCACCTGGTGCCCTTACTGCCGCCGGCAGACGCCTGTCCTGGTGGAGGCTTATGGGCGCTACGCGGCCGCGGGCATTCAGTTCGTGGGCATCAATGTGGGCGAGGACCCGGCCCTGGTTGCCCGTTATGTGGAAGAAGCGAACATGCCCTACCCGGTCCTCCTGGACCGTCAGCAGCAGGTAGCGCACGCCTATGGCGTGCGTGGCTTTCCCACCACCTACTTTTTGGATACCCAGGGCCGCATCGTGGCCCGCCACATCGGCGTCTTGAGCCCAGAGCTGCTGGAGCGTTACCTGCAGCCCCTCTTGCCGACCGAGTGA
- a CDS encoding phytoene desaturase, with protein sequence MTGSRTIIIGSGFGGLAAAARLAARGHQVDIFEKLDKSGGRAYTFEVGDFRFDGGPTVITAPFLFDEIFALAGRRREDYVEFLPVNPFYRIFDHEGRYFEYNDDLDFVLGQIERWNPADKEGYVRFLETTRAIFQKGFVELADKPFLTIGDMLKVAPDLIKLQSYRSVYGYVSQFIQDDFLRRCFTFHPLLIGGNPFNASSIYAMIHYLERQWGVWYARGGTGALVQALVQLIEELGGRFHFNAEVDEILVENRRATGVRLKDGRVFPADHVVSNADVPFTYMNLIHPRHRGLRNSNFRYTKLTRYSMSLVVIYFGTDRLYRDTPLHHHNIILSQRYKGLLQDIFNGKRLPEDFSLYLHMPTLTDPSMAPPGHEAFYVLAPVPHLGADIDWEQVGPAYKDAILDFLEAHYLPGLRAHLVAEHMIDPRHFRDNLNTYLGTGFSIQPILTQSAWFRPHNRSEDIGNLYFVGAGTHPGAGLPGVVSSATIVDHLITGNVEIGQPNLTHPPAPVPVEAHSGRSA encoded by the coding sequence ATGACAGGATCACGAACCATCATCATCGGCAGCGGCTTTGGCGGACTGGCTGCCGCGGCCCGGTTGGCCGCCCGAGGCCATCAGGTGGATATTTTCGAAAAGCTGGACAAATCCGGCGGCCGGGCCTACACCTTCGAGGTGGGCGACTTCCGCTTCGACGGCGGCCCCACGGTGATCACCGCGCCCTTCCTCTTCGACGAGATCTTCGCCTTGGCCGGCAGGCGCCGGGAAGACTACGTGGAATTTCTGCCCGTCAACCCCTTCTATCGCATCTTCGACCACGAAGGGCGCTATTTCGAGTACAACGACGACCTGGATTTCGTCCTGGGCCAGATCGAGCGCTGGAACCCGGCCGACAAGGAAGGCTACGTGCGCTTCCTGGAGACCACCCGGGCCATCTTCCAGAAGGGCTTCGTGGAGCTGGCCGACAAGCCCTTCCTGACCATCGGCGACATGCTGAAGGTCGCGCCCGACCTGATCAAGCTACAGTCCTACCGCTCGGTCTACGGCTACGTCTCCCAGTTCATCCAGGATGACTTTCTGCGCCGCTGCTTCACCTTCCACCCCCTGCTCATCGGCGGCAACCCGTTCAACGCCTCGTCCATCTACGCCATGATCCACTACCTGGAGCGACAATGGGGCGTCTGGTACGCGCGGGGCGGCACCGGTGCGCTGGTCCAGGCCCTGGTGCAGCTCATCGAGGAGCTGGGCGGCCGTTTCCACTTCAACGCCGAGGTGGACGAGATCCTGGTGGAGAACCGCCGGGCCACGGGCGTGCGCCTGAAGGACGGCCGCGTCTTTCCGGCCGACCATGTGGTCTCCAACGCGGATGTGCCCTTCACCTACATGAACCTGATCCATCCCCGCCATCGGGGTCTGCGCAACTCCAACTTTCGCTACACGAAACTGACCAGGTACAGCATGTCCCTGGTGGTGATCTACTTCGGCACGGACCGCCTCTACCGGGATACGCCCCTGCACCATCACAACATCATCCTCAGCCAGCGCTACAAGGGGCTGCTGCAGGACATCTTCAACGGCAAACGCCTGCCCGAGGACTTCTCCCTCTACCTGCACATGCCCACCCTCACCGACCCGTCCATGGCGCCGCCGGGACACGAGGCCTTCTACGTCCTCGCGCCGGTGCCCCACCTGGGCGCGGACATCGACTGGGAGCAGGTCGGGCCTGCCTACAAAGATGCCATTCTCGACTTCCTGGAGGCACACTACCTGCCCGGCCTGCGCGCCCACCTGGTGGCCGAGCACATGATCGACCCGCGCCACTTCCGGGACAACCTGAACACCTACCTGGGCACCGGCTTCTCCATCCAGCCCATCCTGACCCAGTCGGCCTGGTTCCGCCCCCACAACCGTTCCGAGGACATCGGCAACCTCTACTTCGTGGGCGCGGGGACCCATCCCGGCGCCGGCCTGCCCGGCGTGGTCTCGTCCGCCACCATCGTGGACCATCTCATCACCGGGAACGTTGAGATAGGCCAGCCCAACCTGACCCATCCACCGGCGCCCGTGCCCGTGGAAGCCCACAGCGGAAGGAGCGCGTAA
- a CDS encoding cytochrome P450, translating into MAPAAAWRALLALRHGLGGMLPVLEQVRQAVGDIFQITLPGFSPVFVAHPDAMRQVLVDERDDYRWRPEGDPVARLLRRGLLVTDGEEHACLRAVMEPSSRRSHFAPRCASLWRTCDRILDMWQPGRTYDMLVEMRKLALLLFEEVYFSHDLLPELDALWKPMLKALDYIGPGLWVLWGGRRNPPKAVRVLDAHLHGLIRQRRADPNPPDDLLTHLVQGLADDGLVRDQMLTMLIAGHDTSTALLAWTLYLLGKDPVWMERAQAEVRDVLGSELPTPENVGRLAVLDQVVKETLRLYPPIHVGNRFTARDVTLAGYRIPAGSRVMVSYYLVQRHPVYWDAPTGFRPERWRSDFRPAPFTYLPFGGGPRNCIGGPFAQLEARLALARILQRVDLSLERAQVQPHMGATLEPRPGVFLRVEKISVEKMGVEKRA; encoded by the coding sequence ATGGCGCCCGCCGCAGCCTGGCGCGCGCTGCTCGCCTTGCGCCACGGCCTGGGCGGCATGTTGCCCGTGCTGGAGCAGGTGCGTCAGGCGGTGGGCGACATCTTCCAGATCACCCTGCCCGGCTTCAGCCCGGTCTTCGTGGCCCACCCCGATGCCATGCGCCAGGTCCTGGTGGATGAGCGGGACGACTACCGCTGGCGTCCCGAGGGCGATCCGGTGGCCCGCCTGCTGCGCCGGGGCCTGCTGGTGACGGATGGGGAGGAGCACGCCTGCCTGCGCGCGGTCATGGAGCCCAGCAGTCGGCGCAGCCACTTCGCGCCCCGCTGCGCCTCCCTCTGGCGAACGTGCGACCGCATCCTGGACATGTGGCAGCCCGGGCGCACCTACGACATGCTGGTGGAGATGCGCAAGCTGGCCCTGCTCCTCTTCGAGGAGGTCTACTTCAGCCACGACCTGCTGCCGGAACTGGACGCCCTCTGGAAGCCCATGCTCAAGGCGCTGGACTACATCGGACCAGGGCTGTGGGTCCTGTGGGGTGGCCGTCGCAATCCGCCGAAGGCCGTCCGCGTCCTGGACGCCCACCTGCACGGGCTCATCCGGCAGCGCCGGGCCGATCCCAACCCGCCGGACGACCTCCTCACCCACCTGGTACAAGGCCTGGCGGACGATGGGTTGGTGCGGGATCAGATGCTCACCATGCTCATCGCCGGCCACGACACCAGCACGGCCTTGCTGGCCTGGACCCTCTACCTGCTGGGCAAGGATCCTGTCTGGATGGAACGGGCCCAGGCCGAGGTGCGGGACGTGCTAGGAAGCGAGCTGCCCACCCCGGAAAATGTGGGACGCCTCGCCGTGCTGGACCAGGTGGTCAAAGAGACCCTGCGCCTCTACCCACCTATCCACGTGGGCAACCGCTTCACCGCCCGGGACGTGACCCTGGCCGGCTATCGTATCCCCGCGGGGAGCCGGGTGATGGTGAGCTACTACCTGGTGCAGCGCCATCCCGTCTACTGGGATGCGCCCACCGGGTTCCGCCCGGAGCGCTGGCGCTCGGACTTTCGGCCCGCGCCCTTCACCTACCTGCCCTTCGGCGGCGGCCCCCGCAACTGCATCGGCGGCCCCTTCGCGCAACTGGAAGCCCGGCTCGCGCTGGCCCGTATCCTGCAACGGGTGGACCTCTCCCTGGAGCGGGCACAGGTCCAGCCCCATATGGGCGCCACCCTGGAGCCCCGGCCGGGCGTCTTCCTGCGGGTGGAGAAAATAAGTGTGGAGAAAATGGGTGTGGAGAAAAGAGCATGA
- a CDS encoding dienelactone hydrolase family protein encodes MDRVYVMQLVRSFQVGEISRRTFLARASAALGSVAAANLLLAACQPIQPESAPPPVVDEAATAEPAQAAPPPEGLITGTVEYPDPDGETLMGYLARPEGDEPRPAVVVIQEWWGLNDHIKDVANRFAQEGFVALAPDLYHGVVTTEPDEARKLVMELDMEEAVREIQHAIDYLLSQEFVAGDKVGIVGFCMGGGLALSTALVSDDLAATVAFYGRPLTPEQAPNVRSPILGLYGSEDGGIPVDAVNAMGEALTAAGIENEIHIYEGAQHAFFNDTRASSYHPEAAADAWEKTLAWFRSHLPTS; translated from the coding sequence ATGGACCGAGTTTACGTGATGCAGCTGGTTCGTTCCTTCCAGGTAGGCGAAATCAGCCGACGCACCTTTCTGGCCCGGGCCAGCGCGGCCCTGGGCAGCGTGGCGGCGGCCAACCTGCTCCTGGCCGCGTGTCAGCCCATCCAGCCAGAGAGCGCGCCGCCCCCAGTAGTGGACGAGGCGGCCACGGCCGAGCCCGCCCAGGCCGCACCGCCCCCCGAAGGCCTGATCACCGGCACGGTGGAATATCCCGACCCGGACGGGGAGACCCTCATGGGCTACCTGGCCCGGCCGGAAGGGGATGAGCCCCGGCCCGCGGTGGTGGTAATCCAGGAATGGTGGGGGCTTAACGACCACATCAAGGACGTGGCCAACCGCTTCGCCCAGGAAGGCTTCGTGGCCCTGGCGCCGGACCTCTACCACGGGGTGGTGACCACCGAGCCCGACGAGGCCCGCAAGCTGGTGATGGAACTGGACATGGAAGAGGCGGTGCGGGAGATCCAGCACGCCATCGACTACCTGTTGAGCCAGGAGTTCGTGGCGGGGGACAAGGTGGGCATCGTGGGCTTCTGCATGGGCGGTGGCCTGGCCCTGAGCACCGCACTGGTATCGGATGACCTGGCCGCCACGGTAGCCTTCTACGGCCGGCCCCTCACGCCCGAGCAGGCCCCCAACGTCCGCTCGCCCATCCTGGGCCTCTACGGCAGCGAGGACGGCGGCATCCCGGTGGATGCGGTCAACGCCATGGGCGAGGCCCTCACCGCGGCAGGCATCGAGAACGAGATTCACATCTACGAGGGCGCGCAACACGCCTTCTTCAACGACACCCGGGCCAGCAGCTACCATCCGGAAGCCGCAGCCGACGCCTGGGAGAAGACCCTGGCCTGGTTCCGGTCACACCTGCCCACCAGCTGA
- a CDS encoding SRPBCC family protein, with protein sequence MVHTLQQEQFIPASMDQIWAYFSTPANLNEMTPPDMDFQILSGADEPMYAGQVIRYKVAILPGLRVTWVTQITHVEERVRFIDEQRIGPYRLWIHEHRFRAGDGGVWMTDRVTYALPFGPLGELAHVLFVRPRLRYIFDYRRSRVAGLFGDGDVNSPPADAAPMSATPTDRHPSLSWLALGLAALTLGWVWFNQPQQESGH encoded by the coding sequence ATGGTCCACACCCTGCAACAGGAACAGTTCATCCCCGCCTCCATGGACCAGATCTGGGCCTACTTCTCCACGCCGGCCAACCTGAACGAGATGACCCCGCCGGACATGGATTTCCAGATCCTCTCCGGCGCGGACGAGCCCATGTACGCGGGTCAGGTCATCCGCTACAAGGTGGCCATCTTGCCCGGCCTGCGGGTCACCTGGGTCACCCAGATCACCCACGTGGAGGAGCGGGTCCGCTTCATCGACGAACAGCGCATCGGCCCCTACCGGCTGTGGATCCACGAACACCGCTTCCGCGCTGGCGACGGCGGCGTCTGGATGACCGACCGGGTGACCTACGCGCTGCCCTTTGGCCCCCTGGGGGAGCTGGCCCATGTCTTGTTCGTTCGGCCCCGGTTGCGGTATATTTTCGACTACCGGCGGAGCCGGGTCGCCGGGCTGTTCGGCGACGGGGACGTGAACTCCCCACCGGCAGACGCAGCCCCTATGTCGGCGACACCCACCGATAGGCACCCATCCCTCTCCTGGCTCGCGTTGGGCCTGGCCGCCTTGACCCTGGGATGGGTGTGGTTCAATCAGCCGCAACAGGAGTCCGGCCATTAA
- a CDS encoding lycopene cyclase domain-containing protein, with product MTYWGFHLRFLLPPLILLALLHWRDVRRGRGEPANLRNFPGWAVVLLHVAIAVLYTTPWDNYLVATQVWWYDPNLVSGVALGWVPIEEYAFFVLQTLLTGAWLLWLARRLPRVTRWRPSSRVRWGATLLVGLLWLPTPFLLFGRVQAATYLALILVWALPPIGLQLAFGADILWRYRRLVATAILAPTLYLVAADVIAVNAGTWTISPAQTLGLHLPGGLPVEEALFFLVTNLLIGFGVTLALAEESRERLRRWRWIVPAPSRKAVGR from the coding sequence ATGACCTACTGGGGGTTTCACCTGCGGTTTCTGCTGCCGCCCTTGATATTGCTTGCCCTGCTGCACTGGCGAGACGTCCGCCGGGGACGGGGGGAGCCTGCCAACCTGCGCAACTTCCCCGGCTGGGCAGTGGTGCTGCTCCACGTGGCCATCGCCGTCCTCTACACCACCCCCTGGGACAACTACCTGGTGGCCACCCAGGTTTGGTGGTACGATCCAAACCTGGTGAGCGGGGTCGCCCTGGGCTGGGTGCCCATCGAGGAATATGCCTTCTTCGTGCTGCAGACCCTGCTCACGGGCGCGTGGCTGTTGTGGCTGGCCCGCCGCCTGCCCCGGGTTACCCGGTGGCGGCCTTCATCGCGCGTGCGGTGGGGTGCAACCCTGCTGGTGGGCCTGCTCTGGCTGCCCACGCCCTTTCTGCTGTTCGGTCGCGTCCAGGCGGCCACCTACCTGGCCCTGATCCTGGTCTGGGCCCTGCCGCCCATCGGCCTGCAACTGGCCTTCGGCGCGGACATCCTCTGGCGCTACCGGCGACTGGTGGCGACGGCCATCCTGGCGCCTACCCTCTACCTGGTGGCCGCCGACGTGATAGCCGTCAACGCAGGCACGTGGACCATCAGTCCGGCCCAGACACTGGGGCTGCATCTGCCGGGCGGCCTGCCCGTGGAAGAGGCCCTTTTCTTCCTGGTCACCAACCTGCTCATCGGCTTTGGCGTCACCCTGGCCCTGGCCGAGGAAAGCCGGGAGCGCCTGCGCCGCTGGCGTTGGATCGTTCCAGCGCCATCTCGGAAAGCCGTTGGCCGGTAA
- a CDS encoding M28 family peptidase: MKKHRQWRRHLVPVLLVLVSLAWGGWTRGLYAQTAPPGRPVDAPQFGPQLYLLTPPDGQIPDHLPPTVSVHARLWTGERFVYVASGGPEDGTAMEAAGIQAHLLDADTADTAYYLVDGHAPQAPALAADHGRVLHSGPGWLLLAVTPEQEPTLLATLPRQGVPLSLLTADTLAPWERSLPLAAYAARATTADPWIQELLEGLTTQELSALVEQLSGETPITLEGESVTLATRYTLSGQIQQAEAFLVQFYRELGMDVETFPWTYGSYSGRNVIAELPGRLHPERVWLIGGHFDNISQTPGSRAPGADDNASGTAATLAIARLLQHVYLADTVRFVHFSGEEQGQWGSRAYARELALAGEQVMGYLDLDMIGWDGDGDRVMEIHTGVGTSSNSLGTAFIAANDRYGQGLTVERKSASASRFSDHSPFWDYGFPAFLAIENFFVDERPNDRNPGYHTTGDTADQVDYDYVLRIARTALATLAELAGATPDDGTQPTVTPTPTPPPDVIPVPPGCQNLLVNGDFEDAGGWRYGSTPFPAGVVPTPVASGARALRLGVPAGASLNVPAHSSAFQSVTLPADAPRLILRYWQQPGGTGDGTDYRETLLLRPDYSYLFRVERDYGDGPGQWVERTFDLTDFRGQSVVLYFNVYNNGSGSHLWNYLDAVALLVCQEEVPTSTPTPTPTATETPAATPTATPTPSPTATPTPTPTPTPLPPVTPTSTPTPGPGVDLVAQGLEVTQGLQDLTQGVPLVADKRTFVRFHVAANGAQAWTTARLYVQGEAGEAVLTPLNPGGAITVRSTPDRAALHHVFLFELPDAFRQGQLTLRGELNPANVPAEVDRTNNTVTTTVTFQAAPSMELVLYAIGYGDQIYPSQLHRERLVAWLRAAMPTGELRVTWREHYMGASLPACWQVNAFLLAQRRWDLAAGAVSPAARYYGLVDDRGGFMRGCVGGDPPVVAAGPTGSSRWSWWDRDGSYGDWYAGHLLGHLYGREHAPFCGAVGDTSYPYAQGRISPTLAGAEAIYGFEPESQTIFSPWWTDMMSYCAYQWISDFTYEGILEQLRTETTELPAAATSQSMHWLAVGHVSPDGQAQIAPLFEAPGPASTPAASAANGEYVLILRGADGSELGRQPIAVQPLAFDVPPDAGEEAAMPELATFTAPLPPVAGATELALVQGERALAVVRAGAAPPTVTVLSPNGGEVLAGQAFTITWAAADPDGDPLSYQVQLSPDQGQSWRIVGQNITATHLVLPVRQWPTGREVLVRVWASDGLHPAYDQSDAPFQLLPGSPGVAIRRPGDGTVYLAGQTVHLVGEGLGGVPGDSLVWRSSLDGFLGSGPELSRATLSPGQHTLTLQGETDAGEILSATVGIAVLVPEAAAPPPDGLLVGPGTLFLDPFRSQAWVTVDNQNGTGSLTWQVQANVPWLHLDPAEGTAPGQVAVTLDSSRLTPGIHTGSLFFTSPALPDQSVTVQVAAVVDPLERVFLPLVRR; encoded by the coding sequence ATGAAGAAGCATCGCCAGTGGCGCCGGCACCTCGTGCCCGTTCTCCTCGTCCTGGTCTCCCTGGCCTGGGGAGGATGGACGCGCGGGCTGTATGCCCAGACCGCGCCCCCGGGGCGCCCGGTGGACGCACCCCAGTTCGGCCCCCAGCTCTATCTGCTCACCCCACCGGACGGCCAGATCCCCGACCACCTGCCGCCCACGGTCTCTGTCCACGCCCGCCTGTGGACCGGGGAGCGCTTCGTGTACGTGGCCAGCGGCGGCCCGGAGGACGGCACGGCCATGGAAGCGGCGGGCATCCAGGCCCACCTCCTGGACGCGGACACCGCCGATACCGCCTACTACCTGGTGGACGGCCACGCACCCCAGGCCCCGGCGCTGGCCGCGGACCATGGCCGGGTGCTCCACTCCGGGCCCGGCTGGCTCCTGCTGGCCGTGACCCCGGAGCAGGAGCCGACCCTGCTGGCCACGCTGCCCCGCCAGGGCGTCCCCCTCTCCCTCCTCACCGCGGACACCCTGGCCCCGTGGGAGCGCAGCCTGCCCCTGGCCGCCTACGCTGCCAGGGCCACCACCGCAGATCCCTGGATCCAGGAGCTGCTGGAGGGGCTCACCACCCAGGAGCTGTCTGCCCTGGTGGAGCAGTTGAGCGGCGAGACTCCGATTACCCTGGAGGGCGAGTCGGTCACCCTGGCCACCCGCTATACCCTCTCGGGCCAGATCCAACAGGCCGAGGCCTTCCTGGTTCAGTTCTACCGGGAGCTGGGAATGGACGTCGAGACCTTCCCGTGGACCTATGGCAGCTACAGCGGCCGCAACGTGATCGCAGAATTGCCCGGCCGCCTGCACCCGGAGCGGGTCTGGCTCATCGGCGGCCACTTCGACAACATCTCGCAGACGCCCGGCAGCCGCGCACCCGGCGCGGATGACAACGCTTCCGGCACCGCGGCGACCCTGGCCATCGCCCGGCTGCTCCAACACGTCTACCTGGCCGACACGGTGCGCTTTGTCCACTTCTCCGGCGAGGAGCAGGGCCAGTGGGGCAGCCGGGCCTACGCCCGGGAGCTGGCCCTGGCTGGCGAACAGGTGATGGGCTACCTGGATCTGGACATGATCGGCTGGGACGGGGACGGCGACCGGGTGATGGAGATCCACACGGGCGTGGGGACCAGCTCTAATTCCCTGGGCACGGCCTTTATCGCTGCCAACGACCGCTATGGCCAGGGCCTGACCGTGGAGCGCAAGAGCGCCAGCGCCAGCCGCTTTTCCGACCACTCCCCCTTCTGGGATTACGGCTTCCCGGCCTTCCTGGCCATCGAGAATTTCTTTGTGGACGAGCGGCCCAATGACCGCAACCCCGGCTACCACACCACCGGCGACACGGCAGATCAGGTGGACTACGACTATGTGTTGCGCATCGCGCGCACGGCCCTGGCCACCCTGGCCGAGCTGGCCGGCGCCACCCCGGACGACGGCACCCAACCGACGGTGACGCCTACTCCCACCCCGCCCCCGGACGTCATCCCCGTGCCGCCCGGCTGTCAGAACCTGCTGGTCAACGGCGACTTCGAGGATGCCGGCGGCTGGCGCTATGGCAGCACGCCCTTCCCGGCCGGCGTGGTGCCGACGCCGGTGGCCAGCGGTGCCCGCGCCCTGCGACTGGGGGTTCCCGCCGGTGCCTCTCTGAACGTCCCCGCCCACTCCTCAGCCTTCCAGTCGGTCACCCTGCCGGCCGACGCCCCTCGCCTGATCCTGCGCTACTGGCAACAGCCCGGTGGCACTGGCGACGGCACCGACTACCGGGAAACCTTGCTCCTGCGGCCGGACTACAGCTACCTCTTCCGGGTGGAGCGAGACTACGGGGACGGACCGGGGCAGTGGGTAGAGCGCACCTTCGACCTGACCGACTTCCGCGGCCAGAGCGTGGTGCTCTACTTCAACGTCTACAACAACGGCAGCGGCAGCCACCTCTGGAACTACCTGGACGCGGTGGCCCTCCTGGTCTGCCAGGAGGAGGTGCCCACGTCCACCCCGACGCCCACACCCACTGCGACCGAGACGCCCGCCGCTACCCCCACCGCGACCCCCACGCCCAGCCCGACGGCCACGCCCACCCCCACCCCTACACCCACACCCCTGCCGCCGGTCACACCGACCTCCACGCCCACACCAGGCCCTGGTGTGGACCTGGTGGCCCAGGGCCTGGAGGTGACCCAGGGGCTCCAGGATCTGACCCAGGGCGTGCCGCTGGTGGCCGACAAACGCACCTTCGTCCGGTTTCACGTGGCCGCGAACGGGGCCCAGGCGTGGACCACCGCCCGGCTCTACGTCCAGGGCGAGGCCGGCGAGGCGGTGCTCACGCCCCTGAACCCCGGAGGGGCCATCACCGTGCGGTCCACGCCGGATCGGGCGGCCCTGCACCACGTCTTCCTCTTCGAGTTGCCCGACGCCTTCCGCCAGGGTCAGCTTACCCTGCGGGGGGAACTCAACCCGGCCAACGTTCCGGCGGAGGTAGATCGCACCAACAACACGGTCACCACCACGGTGACCTTCCAGGCCGCGCCGTCCATGGAGCTGGTGCTCTACGCCATCGGGTACGGCGACCAGATCTATCCCTCCCAGCTCCATCGGGAGCGGCTGGTGGCCTGGCTGCGGGCCGCCATGCCCACGGGCGAACTGCGGGTCACCTGGCGGGAGCACTACATGGGGGCTTCGTTGCCGGCCTGCTGGCAGGTGAATGCCTTCCTGCTGGCCCAACGTCGCTGGGACCTGGCCGCCGGGGCGGTCTCCCCCGCGGCCCGCTACTATGGCCTGGTGGACGACCGGGGTGGCTTCATGCGGGGCTGTGTGGGCGGCGATCCCCCCGTGGTGGCCGCGGGGCCCACCGGGTCGAGCCGCTGGTCCTGGTGGGACCGGGACGGGAGCTATGGGGACTGGTATGCGGGTCACCTGCTGGGGCACCTCTATGGCCGCGAGCATGCGCCCTTCTGCGGCGCGGTGGGCGATACCTCCTACCCCTATGCCCAGGGGCGAATCAGCCCGACCCTGGCGGGGGCCGAGGCCATCTACGGCTTCGAGCCCGAATCGCAGACCATTTTCTCGCCCTGGTGGACGGACATGATGAGCTACTGTGCCTACCAGTGGATCAGCGACTTCACCTACGAGGGGATCCTGGAGCAGCTGCGGACCGAGACCACCGAGCTCCCAGCGGCTGCAACATCCCAGTCCATGCACTGGCTGGCCGTGGGCCATGTCTCCCCGGACGGCCAGGCCCAGATCGCGCCCTTGTTCGAGGCGCCGGGGCCGGCCTCGACCCCGGCGGCCTCAGCGGCCAACGGCGAGTACGTCCTGATCCTGCGGGGGGCGGATGGCAGCGAGCTGGGACGCCAGCCCATCGCCGTCCAGCCCCTGGCGTTTGACGTTCCCCCCGATGCCGGGGAGGAAGCTGCCATGCCGGAGCTGGCCACTTTCACTGCGCCACTGCCGCCGGTGGCAGGGGCCACGGAGCTGGCCCTGGTGCAGGGGGAGAGGGCGCTGGCGGTTGTGCGGGCCGGCGCTGCCCCGCCCACGGTCACCGTGCTGTCGCCCAACGGCGGCGAAGTGCTGGCCGGGCAGGCCTTCACCATCACCTGGGCGGCCGCCGATCCCGACGGCGATCCCCTGAGCTACCAGGTGCAGCTCAGCCCGGATCAGGGGCAGAGCTGGCGGATCGTCGGCCAGAACATCACCGCAACCCACCTGGTCCTGCCGGTCCGACAGTGGCCGACCGGTCGTGAAGTCCTGGTGCGGGTGTGGGCTTCCGATGGCCTCCACCCCGCCTACGACCAGTCGGACGCACCCTTCCAGCTCCTGCCGGGCTCGCCTGGCGTGGCCATTCGTCGGCCTGGGGATGGTACTGTCTACCTGGCCGGCCAGACGGTGCATCTGGTGGGGGAAGGGCTGGGCGGAGTGCCGGGGGACAGCCTGGTGTGGCGCTCCAGCCTGGACGGCTTTCTGGGAAGTGGTCCCGAGCTCTCCCGGGCTACCTTGAGTCCGGGCCAGCACACCCTCACCCTCCAGGGCGAGACCGACGCCGGGGAAATCCTCTCTGCCACCGTGGGCATCGCGGTGCTGGTGCCGGAAGCGGCGGCCCCCCCGCCGGACGGCCTCCTGGTGGGCCCTGGCACACTTTTCCTGGATCCCTTCCGCAGCCAGGCGTGGGTGACGGTGGACAACCAGAACGGTACCGGTTCCCTGACCTGGCAGGTCCAGGCCAACGTACCCTGGCTTCACCTGGATCCCGCGGAAGGCACCGCGCCCGGCCAGGTGGCGGTCACCCTGGACTCGAGTCGGTTGACGCCGGGGATCCATACGGGGAGCCTCTTCTTCACCAGCCCGGCCCTGCCGGACCAGTCGGTTACCGTCCAGGTGGCCGCGGTCGTGGATCCTCTGGAGCGGGTCTTCCTGCCCCTGGTCCGCCGCTGA